A part of Pantoea vagans genomic DNA contains:
- the fabB gene encoding beta-ketoacyl-ACP synthase I, with protein sequence MKRAVITGLGIVSSIGNNQQEVLSSLREGRSGITFSEEMKDSGMRSHVWGNVKLDTTGLIDRKVVRFMSDASIYAYLSMEEAIKDSGLTTEMYQSNPRVGLIAGSGGGSPRFQVFGADAMRSPRGLKAVGPYVVTKAMASGVSACLATPFKIHGVNYSISSACATSAHCIGNAVEQIQLGKQDIVFAGGGEELCWEMACEFDAMGALSTRYNDTPEKASRTYDNERDGFVIAGGGGMVVVEELEHALARGAHIYAEIVGYGATSDGADMVAPSGEGAVRCMKMAMNGVDTPIDYLNSHGTSTPVGDVKELGAIREVFGDNTPYISATKAMTGHSLGAAGVQEAIYSLLMLEHGFIAPSINITSLDAAATGMNIVTAPMEKELTTVMSNSFGFGGTNATLTMRKYQA encoded by the coding sequence ATGAAACGTGCTGTGATTACTGGCTTAGGGATCGTTTCCAGTATTGGTAATAACCAGCAAGAGGTGCTGTCATCTCTGCGTGAAGGACGCTCTGGCATCACCTTTTCTGAAGAGATGAAAGATTCCGGCATGCGTAGTCACGTCTGGGGTAACGTTAAATTAGATACCACCGGCCTCATCGATCGCAAAGTTGTGCGTTTTATGAGTGATGCGTCCATCTATGCTTATCTTTCCATGGAAGAAGCGATTAAAGATTCCGGCCTCACCACTGAAATGTATCAGAGCAACCCACGTGTGGGTCTGATTGCGGGTTCAGGCGGCGGTTCTCCACGCTTCCAGGTGTTTGGTGCGGATGCTATGCGCAGCCCACGCGGCCTGAAAGCGGTTGGCCCCTATGTGGTCACCAAAGCGATGGCCTCTGGCGTTTCTGCCTGCCTCGCCACGCCATTCAAAATTCATGGCGTAAACTACTCGATTAGCTCCGCCTGTGCCACCTCTGCGCACTGTATCGGTAATGCCGTTGAGCAGATTCAGCTCGGCAAACAGGATATCGTTTTTGCGGGCGGCGGCGAAGAGCTGTGCTGGGAAATGGCCTGTGAGTTCGACGCCATGGGCGCGCTCTCTACCCGTTACAACGACACGCCAGAGAAAGCGTCACGTACTTATGACAATGAGCGCGACGGCTTTGTTATCGCCGGTGGCGGTGGCATGGTGGTGGTTGAAGAGCTGGAGCATGCGCTGGCACGTGGTGCGCACATCTATGCCGAAATCGTCGGTTACGGCGCGACGTCAGACGGTGCAGATATGGTTGCCCCATCAGGTGAAGGTGCAGTGCGCTGCATGAAGATGGCGATGAACGGTGTCGATACGCCAATCGACTATCTGAACAGCCACGGAACCTCTACTCCGGTAGGTGATGTGAAAGAGCTGGGTGCGATTCGTGAAGTATTTGGCGATAACACGCCATACATCTCTGCCACCAAAGCGATGACCGGCCACTCACTGGGTGCCGCTGGCGTGCAGGAAGCGATCTACTCGCTGCTGATGCTGGAGCATGGTTTTATTGCGCCAAGCATCAACATCACCTCGCTGGACGCTGCCGCAACCGGTATGAACATCGTCACTGCGCCGATGGAAAAAGAGCTGACCACCGTGATGTCTAACAGCTTTGGTTTCGGCGGCACCAACGCCACCCTGACCATGCGTAAATATCAGGCATAA
- the mnmC gene encoding bifunctional tRNA (5-methylaminomethyl-2-thiouridine)(34)-methyltransferase MnmD/FAD-dependent 5-carboxymethylaminomethyl-2-thiouridine(34) oxidoreductase MnmC, whose amino-acid sequence MKLTPVEHAQLNWNEQGTPVSRAFGDVYFSNDNGLEETRYVFLGGNGFPGRFAAHPRDLLIVAESGFGTGLNFLTLWQAFDAFQREQPDATLKRLHFISFEKFPLTREDLAAAQQHWPELAPWAEALQAQWPAALPGCQRLLFDGGRITLDLWLGDINQLMGELDESLYRQVDAWFLDGFAPSKNPDMWTPELFGMMAKLARPQGTFATFTAAGIVRRGLQEAGFTVIRRKGFGPKREMLCGPLQDAPPLPSPQPWYHRQSAEQRDVALIGGGVASATLALALLRRGWRVTLYCADEAPALGASGNRQGALYPLLNQHDPALATFFPAAFSFARRLYDQLTVTYEHHWSGVLQLGWDEKSRKKIDQMLAMGLPESIARGVDVAEAEKLANVDHGCSGIFYPEGGWLAPAELTTALLAYGETQGLRIHWLHRVSSLSRDDDHWTLTFSDRPAVRHPTVVLANGHAIADVAQSAPLPTYPVAGQVSHVPSTPGLDALQTVLCYDGYLTPVSPQFGTHCIGASYHRGETATDYREEDQQENRSRLLDCLPDRRWAESVDVSSGEARMGVRCATRDHLPMVGGVPDYDATLMQYADLPAQLAASHDIADAPDLAGLYLFGALGSRGLCSAPLAAEVLAAQLTGEPQPLDASTLAALNPNRYWVRKLLKGKAV is encoded by the coding sequence GTGAAATTAACCCCGGTTGAACATGCACAGCTAAACTGGAATGAACAGGGTACACCTGTTTCCCGAGCGTTTGGTGACGTCTATTTCTCTAATGACAATGGTCTGGAAGAGACACGCTATGTCTTCCTTGGCGGCAACGGTTTTCCCGGGCGTTTTGCAGCGCATCCGCGCGATCTGCTGATCGTGGCGGAAAGCGGATTTGGCACCGGCCTCAACTTTCTGACGCTGTGGCAGGCGTTCGATGCGTTTCAGCGCGAACAGCCTGATGCCACGTTAAAACGTCTGCACTTCATCAGCTTTGAGAAATTTCCGTTAACCCGTGAAGATCTGGCTGCTGCGCAGCAGCACTGGCCGGAACTGGCTCCATGGGCAGAGGCATTACAGGCACAGTGGCCCGCGGCCCTGCCCGGCTGTCAGCGTCTGCTGTTTGACGGGGGACGGATCACGCTCGACCTGTGGCTGGGCGATATTAACCAGCTGATGGGAGAGCTGGATGAGAGCCTGTATCGTCAGGTGGATGCCTGGTTCCTGGATGGCTTCGCACCGTCGAAGAACCCGGATATGTGGACGCCGGAACTGTTCGGCATGATGGCAAAGCTGGCGCGTCCACAAGGCACCTTCGCAACCTTTACCGCCGCAGGCATCGTGCGGCGTGGTCTGCAGGAGGCAGGCTTTACCGTTATCCGCCGCAAGGGATTTGGCCCGAAGCGTGAAATGCTGTGCGGACCATTGCAGGATGCGCCTCCGTTACCCAGCCCGCAGCCCTGGTATCATCGTCAATCTGCGGAGCAGCGTGATGTTGCCCTGATTGGCGGCGGCGTCGCCAGTGCCACCTTAGCGCTGGCGCTGCTGCGTCGCGGCTGGCGGGTCACCCTTTACTGTGCCGACGAAGCACCCGCGCTGGGCGCGTCCGGTAATCGTCAGGGCGCGCTTTATCCGCTGCTCAACCAGCACGACCCGGCGCTCGCCACCTTTTTCCCGGCGGCCTTCAGCTTCGCCCGTCGGCTCTACGATCAGTTAACCGTCACCTATGAGCATCACTGGAGCGGCGTGCTTCAACTGGGCTGGGATGAGAAAAGCCGTAAGAAGATTGATCAGATGCTGGCGATGGGCCTGCCTGAATCCATCGCTCGGGGCGTGGATGTCGCAGAGGCGGAGAAACTGGCGAATGTTGACCATGGCTGTAGCGGCATTTTCTACCCTGAAGGTGGCTGGCTCGCACCAGCCGAGCTGACCACCGCGCTGCTGGCTTATGGCGAAACCCAGGGTTTACGCATTCACTGGCTGCACCGGGTGAGCAGCCTTTCACGGGATGATGATCACTGGACGCTGACGTTCAGCGATCGCCCGGCGGTCCGTCATCCGACGGTGGTGCTGGCTAACGGCCATGCGATTGCCGACGTTGCGCAGAGCGCCCCGCTGCCAACCTATCCGGTGGCCGGTCAGGTGAGCCATGTTCCGTCAACCCCAGGCCTCGACGCGCTGCAGACCGTGCTCTGTTACGACGGCTATCTGACGCCCGTCAGCCCGCAGTTCGGCACCCACTGTATCGGTGCCAGCTATCATCGTGGCGAAACCGCAACGGATTACCGGGAAGAGGATCAGCAGGAGAACCGCAGCCGACTGCTGGATTGCCTGCCTGACCGTCGCTGGGCAGAGAGCGTGGATGTCAGTAGCGGTGAGGCAAGGATGGGTGTGCGCTGCGCTACGCGGGATCACCTGCCGATGGTGGGTGGCGTGCCGGATTATGACGCTACGCTTATGCAGTACGCTGATTTACCGGCTCAGCTGGCCGCAAGTCACGATATCGCTGATGCGCCCGATCTGGCGGGCCTGTATCTGTTTGGTGCGCTGGGATCGCGCGGCCTGTGCAGTGCGCCGCTGGCAGCCGAAGTGCTGGCAGCCCAGCTGACGGGCGAGCCGCAGCCGCTGGACGCGAGTACGCTGGCAGCGCTTAATCCGAATCGTTACTGGGTGAGGAAATTACTGAAGGGAAAAGCAGTTTAG